One Polycladomyces subterraneus genomic region harbors:
- a CDS encoding HPr family phosphocarrier protein — MVEKKVVVQLRTGLHARPAAMFVQEANKYTSDIFVTKGDKKVNAKSIMGIMSLAVASGTEITISAEGADAEEAVNALAEIVSKAD, encoded by the coding sequence ATGGTTGAAAAAAAAGTAGTCGTTCAACTGCGGACCGGTCTGCATGCCCGGCCGGCTGCCATGTTTGTGCAGGAGGCCAACAAGTACACCTCGGATATTTTTGTGACCAAAGGCGATAAAAAGGTGAACGCCAAAAGCATCATGGGTATCATGAGTCTAGCGGTTGCTTCCGGAACCGAAATCACCATCTCCGCCGAAGGAGCTGACGCCGAGGAAGCGGTGAACGCATTGGCGGAGATCGTCAGCAAAGCGGATTGA
- the whiA gene encoding DNA-binding protein WhiA: MSFTSATKKELTRIESDTCCRRAELSALARMNGVMQIARQRIVLDITTENAAIARRTYALIKDLYQLQAEVLVRKKVRLKKNNVYLVRLSVRAKEILRDLRILGEGFERVKGIAPDLIEKNCCKRAYLRGAFLAGGSVNNPDSGSYHLEIISTYHDHSEALCRLMNRFRLHAKIIERKKGFVVYIKEGDKIGELLNIIGAHQSLLRFEDVRIMKDMRNSVNRLVNCETANLNKTIQAAMRQIDNIQLIDREIGLDNLPHRLREIAEVRLQHPDITLTELGQMLPGGKVSKSAVNHRLRKLDEIAERLRRKSGGE, from the coding sequence ATGTCTTTTACTTCAGCAACCAAAAAGGAATTGACCCGCATCGAATCGGACACCTGTTGCCGGCGGGCGGAACTGTCTGCATTGGCGCGCATGAATGGGGTGATGCAGATTGCCCGCCAGCGCATCGTGCTGGACATCACCACGGAAAACGCCGCCATCGCCCGGCGTACCTATGCGTTGATCAAGGACCTGTATCAACTGCAAGCCGAGGTGCTGGTCCGCAAAAAGGTGCGGTTGAAAAAAAATAATGTCTACCTCGTCCGTTTGTCTGTTCGAGCGAAGGAAATCCTGCGCGATTTGCGTATCCTAGGGGAAGGGTTTGAGCGGGTCAAAGGAATCGCGCCGGATCTGATCGAAAAAAACTGCTGCAAAAGGGCATATTTGCGAGGGGCATTTCTGGCCGGCGGATCAGTCAACAATCCGGACAGCGGTTCTTATCATCTGGAGATTATCTCCACATACCACGACCACAGTGAAGCCCTGTGCCGCCTGATGAACCGTTTTCGTTTGCATGCAAAAATCATCGAGCGGAAAAAGGGGTTTGTGGTCTACATCAAGGAAGGGGACAAAATCGGTGAGTTGCTCAACATTATCGGTGCTCACCAGTCTTTGCTCCGTTTTGAAGATGTCCGCATCATGAAAGATATGCGCAACTCGGTCAACCGACTGGTCAACTGCGAGACGGCCAACCTGAATAAAACCATCCAGGCGGCCATGAGGCAAATTGACAATATCCAGTTAATCGACCGGGAAATCGGATTGGATAACCTGCCGCATCGTTTGCGTGAGATCGCCGAAGTCCGGTTGCAACATCCCGACATTACGCTCACAGAACTGGGACAAATGCTGCCAGGCGGGAAAGTGAGCAAGTCGGCCGTCAATCATCGCTTGCGCAAACTGGACGAAATCGCGGAACGTCTCCGCCGCAAATCGGGCGGAGAATAA
- a CDS encoding gluconeogenesis factor YvcK family protein: MVRRKRRYRRLRIVVIGGGTGLPVILRGLKKFPVDITAIVTVADDGGSSGRLRNDMQMPPPGDIRNVLVALADTEPLLEKVLQYRFKNGEGLAGHTLGNLLIAAMNDLTGGFTRGIKELSRVLAVRGRVLPASEQDVVLIAEMMDGTIVRGESQIPKAGKTIRRVFLDPPDPQPLEEALHAIAEADGIVVGPGSLYTSILPNLLVKGMADAIRASQAKKIYICNVMTQPGETDDYTASDHIAAIHRHVGERFFDVAIVNNELPPPSIQKQYAEKGAIPVLPDTERIRQLGCEVIADNLLLYRSVLRHNASRISRHIIRLLRDRVYQRHGM; encoded by the coding sequence ATGGTGAGGAGAAAAAGGAGGTATCGCCGCCTGCGCATCGTAGTCATCGGAGGGGGTACCGGGCTTCCCGTGATCTTACGCGGCCTCAAGAAATTCCCGGTAGACATCACGGCCATTGTGACGGTGGCGGACGATGGTGGAAGTTCCGGCCGTTTGCGCAACGACATGCAGATGCCGCCACCAGGGGATATCCGCAATGTATTGGTCGCACTGGCGGATACGGAACCCCTCTTGGAAAAGGTGTTGCAATATCGGTTTAAGAATGGGGAAGGACTTGCCGGCCACACGTTGGGCAATTTACTGATTGCCGCCATGAACGATTTGACGGGGGGATTCACCCGCGGGATCAAGGAATTGAGCCGAGTGCTCGCCGTGCGCGGTCGCGTGTTGCCTGCCAGTGAGCAGGACGTGGTGCTGATTGCGGAAATGATGGACGGCACCATCGTCCGGGGGGAGTCCCAGATTCCCAAAGCGGGCAAAACGATTCGGCGTGTCTTCTTGGATCCGCCAGACCCACAGCCGTTGGAAGAGGCATTGCACGCCATTGCCGAAGCAGATGGGATCGTAGTCGGACCGGGGAGTTTATATACCAGTATCCTGCCCAACCTGTTGGTCAAAGGAATGGCGGATGCGATTCGGGCATCGCAGGCGAAAAAAATCTACATCTGCAACGTCATGACCCAACCGGGGGAGACAGACGATTACACAGCGAGTGATCATATCGCCGCCATCCACCGGCACGTCGGCGAGAGATTCTTCGATGTGGCCATCGTCAACAATGAGTTGCCGCCGCCTTCCATCCAGAAGCAATACGCGGAAAAAGGGGCGATTCCTGTTTTGCCTGATACCGAACGCATCCGACAGCTCGGTTGTGAAGTGATCGCAGATAATTTATTATTGTACCGATCCGTGTTGCGTCACAACGCGAGCAGGATTAGCCGCCACATCATCCGGCTCTTGCGCGACCGGGTGTACCAGCGTCATGGTATGTGA
- the rapZ gene encoding RNase adapter RapZ, with protein sequence MDAKKEINLVVITGMSGAGKTVAVQSLEDLGFFCIDNLPPILLPKFAELLEQSKGKLRRVALVIDLRGRDFFSSLFESLDTLEKHHGIHYHILFLDASDQTLVRRYKETRRRHPLSPDGTPLDGITQERKLLEEIKGRAHQIIDTSSLKPAELKEKIASRFGSVDTNPFSVTFMSFGFKYGIPIDADLVFDVRFLPNPHYVESLRPHTGRDQDVFDYVMKWEETKQFLEKLEDLLHFLLPHYHREGKTQLVIGIGCTGGKHRSVAISEYLCQKFRKQAHCQVIHRDMEKDR encoded by the coding sequence ATGGATGCAAAAAAGGAGATCAACCTGGTTGTCATCACCGGGATGTCCGGAGCGGGCAAAACGGTTGCCGTACAAAGCTTAGAGGATCTCGGCTTTTTTTGCATCGACAACTTGCCGCCTATATTGCTGCCCAAATTCGCAGAGTTGTTGGAGCAATCGAAAGGGAAACTGCGTCGGGTCGCGCTGGTGATCGATCTTCGCGGTCGGGATTTCTTTTCTTCACTGTTTGAGTCGTTGGATACGCTGGAAAAGCATCACGGCATTCATTATCATATCCTTTTTCTGGACGCCAGCGACCAGACATTGGTGCGACGGTACAAAGAGACGCGGCGGCGCCATCCGTTATCCCCCGACGGGACACCATTGGACGGCATCACACAGGAACGGAAGTTGTTGGAAGAAATCAAGGGGCGTGCACACCAGATCATTGACACCAGTTCGCTCAAACCGGCGGAGCTGAAAGAAAAGATCGCGTCCCGTTTCGGTTCGGTCGACACCAATCCGTTTTCGGTTACCTTCATGTCGTTCGGGTTTAAATACGGAATTCCAATCGACGCTGATTTGGTTTTTGATGTCCGTTTTCTCCCCAATCCCCACTATGTCGAATCGTTGCGTCCCCATACAGGAAGAGACCAGGATGTGTTTGACTACGTGATGAAGTGGGAGGAAACCAAGCAGTTTCTTGAGAAATTGGAAGACCTTCTGCACTTTCTCCTTCCTCATTACCACAGGGAAGGGAAAACCCAATTGGTGATCGGCATCGGTTGTACGGGAGGCAAACACCGTTCCGTTGCGATTTCCGAATATCTCTGCCAAAAGTTCCGGAAACAAGCGCATTGCCAAGTGATACATCGGGACATGGAGAAAGATAGGTGA
- a CDS encoding ROK family glucokinase produces MEARYIGIDLGGTSAKIGVVDGEGNLLNHTEVPTFGEGPEPVLQRVVEAVHEVTTQSGASWDQIVGIGMGLPGFLDLERGVIKRLTNLPWENVPIVKRLETLCRRPVRIDNDANVAALGESWSGAGAGVDDMVAITLGTGVGGGVIAGGRLIHGISNAAGEIGHVCVEPGGARCGCGQCGCLETISSATGIVRLAREALEKGESTVLAETVQTGELTARDVFQAAERGDAVASRVVQTAVDALARVMAMITVVLNPARFVIGGGVAQAGDTLFQPLKDAYRAHALPSAAEGVEIVPAKLGNNAGIIGAAGLIARRENPASSSYTR; encoded by the coding sequence ATGGAAGCACGTTACATCGGGATCGATTTGGGTGGTACAAGCGCCAAAATTGGTGTGGTCGACGGAGAAGGGAATTTGCTGAATCACACAGAGGTTCCAACGTTTGGAGAAGGGCCCGAACCGGTTCTGCAACGTGTGGTGGAGGCCGTGCATGAGGTGACGACCCAATCCGGAGCCTCATGGGACCAAATCGTCGGCATCGGCATGGGATTGCCGGGGTTTTTGGACCTGGAGCGGGGGGTGATCAAGCGGCTGACCAATTTACCGTGGGAAAACGTTCCCATCGTGAAACGATTGGAAACGCTTTGCAGGCGACCGGTTCGCATCGACAATGATGCCAATGTCGCTGCATTGGGCGAATCGTGGAGCGGTGCCGGAGCAGGAGTGGACGACATGGTGGCGATCACGCTGGGAACCGGCGTTGGCGGTGGTGTGATTGCGGGAGGCCGTTTGATCCATGGAATATCCAACGCTGCCGGGGAAATCGGTCATGTTTGCGTCGAGCCGGGGGGCGCGCGTTGTGGATGCGGTCAGTGCGGTTGTTTGGAAACGATTTCTTCAGCTACCGGCATTGTCCGACTGGCCAGAGAAGCGTTGGAAAAAGGGGAGTCCACCGTATTGGCTGAAACGGTCCAAACCGGAGAGCTGACCGCCCGAGATGTGTTTCAGGCGGCGGAGCGTGGCGATGCGGTTGCTTCCCGGGTGGTGCAGACGGCTGTCGATGCATTGGCGCGGGTGATGGCCATGATTACGGTTGTTCTGAACCCCGCGCGGTTTGTCATTGGAGGCGGGGTTGCCCAAGCGGGTGATACGCTGTTCCAACCGCTTAAGGATGCTTACCGGGCACATGCGTTACCGAGCGCGGCAGAGGGTGTGGAAATCGTGCCTGCGAAGCTGGGCAACAACGCAGGCATTATCGGTGCCGCTGGTTTGATCGCGAGACGAGAGAATCCGGCTTCCTCTTCCTATACGAGGTAG
- a CDS encoding 8-oxo-dGTP diphosphatase: MQRVANCILRDRNRVLLLQKPRRGWWTAPGGKVEPGETLLETVQREFVEETGLTLIQPRLRGVFTMCVRDGDQLVQEWMMFTFYADRYTGSLLRHTEEGILRWHPVETISRLPTAPGDRFVFGPIASGQDLLIGRFTYTPSEELIDYTFHTGAENVLA; the protein is encoded by the coding sequence ATGCAACGTGTGGCCAATTGCATTTTGCGGGACCGGAACCGTGTGTTGTTGCTGCAAAAACCGCGACGCGGATGGTGGACCGCTCCTGGTGGCAAAGTGGAACCCGGCGAGACGCTGTTGGAAACCGTTCAACGTGAATTTGTCGAAGAGACTGGACTCACCCTGATCCAACCGCGTTTGCGCGGGGTATTTACGATGTGTGTGCGGGATGGGGATCAGTTGGTGCAGGAATGGATGATGTTTACTTTTTATGCGGATCGCTATACGGGTTCGTTGCTGCGGCACACAGAAGAAGGGATTTTGCGTTGGCATCCTGTGGAAACGATCAGCCGACTGCCGACAGCACCCGGGGATCGGTTTGTGTTCGGCCCGATCGCTTCCGGCCAGGACCTGCTGATTGGGCGTTTTACGTATACGCCGTCGGAGGAACTGATTGATTACACGTTTCACACCGGGGCAGAAAATGTGCTTGCTTGA
- a CDS encoding CBS domain-containing protein yields MKNDGFLFSKEIASLIIPKEKVVTVAPDWTLERALLVLMRRGYASVPVINENGEVEGLISKTNILDFMMSKGDFNFQMLPHHRVYEAMNKNHSGIMANSIFSFAFEVLIDRPYIPIIDMKNKFIGILTRRVLMQKVTEYFQQEFWQAMQADSHPGTKREARESDSILPRR; encoded by the coding sequence ATGAAAAACGACGGATTCCTGTTTTCCAAAGAGATTGCGTCGTTGATCATTCCGAAAGAAAAAGTGGTGACGGTGGCGCCCGACTGGACATTGGAGCGGGCATTGTTGGTGTTGATGCGGCGCGGATACGCATCGGTACCGGTGATCAATGAAAACGGGGAAGTCGAGGGATTGATCAGTAAGACAAACATCTTGGACTTCATGATGTCCAAAGGAGATTTCAACTTCCAGATGCTCCCTCATCATCGTGTGTACGAAGCAATGAACAAGAATCACTCCGGAATCATGGCCAACTCCATTTTCTCTTTCGCTTTTGAAGTGCTGATCGATCGGCCCTACATTCCGATTATCGATATGAAAAACAAATTTATTGGTATCTTGACCCGGCGGGTATTAATGCAAAAGGTGACCGAGTATTTTCAGCAGGAGTTTTGGCAGGCGATGCAAGCGGACTCACATCCCGGAACAAAGCGGGAAGCGCGAGAATCCGATTCCATTTTGCCCCGAAGATGA
- the trxB gene encoding thioredoxin-disulfide reductase — protein sequence MVEEKVYDVVIIGAGPAGMTAAVYAARANLDTVMIERGIPGGQMANTEDIENYPGFEHILGPDLSNKMLSHAQKFGAKCEYGDVKRVEDGHPYKKVITSKQTYLAKAVIVASGAEHRKLGVPGEDKLSGRGVSYCAVCDGAFFKNRELVVVGGGDSAVEEGVFLTKFASKVTIIHRRDKLRAQKILQERAFKNEKVDFIWNTVVEEIIGDEVVKGVKLKNRVTGEVSEFSCDGVFIYIGMEPLSACVQDLGITNEEGYILTDERMRTRIPGIFAAGDVREKTLRQVVTATGDGSIAAMEAQHYIEELNEQL from the coding sequence GTGGTAGAAGAAAAGGTATACGACGTCGTGATCATCGGTGCCGGCCCTGCGGGCATGACAGCTGCAGTGTATGCTGCGCGTGCCAATTTGGACACCGTGATGATTGAGCGGGGGATCCCAGGGGGGCAGATGGCTAATACAGAGGATATCGAAAATTATCCGGGATTTGAGCATATATTAGGTCCGGACCTCTCCAACAAAATGTTGTCCCATGCCCAAAAATTCGGGGCCAAGTGCGAATACGGCGACGTGAAACGAGTGGAGGACGGTCACCCGTACAAAAAAGTGATCACTTCCAAGCAGACGTATCTGGCCAAAGCGGTGATTGTCGCCTCCGGTGCGGAACACCGGAAGTTGGGCGTACCGGGAGAAGATAAGTTGTCCGGGCGTGGTGTTTCCTACTGCGCAGTGTGTGACGGTGCGTTCTTCAAAAACCGGGAGCTCGTGGTGGTCGGTGGTGGGGATTCGGCCGTGGAAGAAGGCGTCTTTTTGACCAAATTCGCCAGCAAGGTGACGATCATTCACCGGCGCGACAAGCTTCGGGCGCAGAAGATCTTGCAGGAACGCGCATTCAAAAATGAAAAGGTAGACTTCATCTGGAACACCGTGGTGGAAGAGATTATCGGCGACGAAGTGGTCAAAGGCGTCAAGCTGAAAAATCGGGTAACCGGTGAAGTCTCCGAATTCTCCTGTGACGGGGTGTTCATCTATATCGGTATGGAACCGTTGTCCGCTTGTGTTCAGGATTTGGGGATTACCAATGAGGAAGGATACATCCTGACTGATGAACGGATGCGGACTCGCATTCCGGGCATCTTTGCAGCCGGAGATGTGCGAGAAAAAACGCTACGACAAGTTGTCACGGCTACGGGAGACGGTTCGATCGCCGCGATGGAGGCACAGCATTATATTGAAGAATTGAACGAACAATTGTAA
- a CDS encoding thioredoxin family protein, translating into MEKLNQQSFAQFIASGKKVVEFNAGWCVDCKRVAPFLPEIEKKFSSNFQFGEIDVDESRSIAEQYNVRGIPTFIVFEDGRETGRLPSREAKTQEQIETFLEQMAK; encoded by the coding sequence ATGGAAAAATTGAATCAGCAGTCGTTTGCACAGTTTATCGCATCAGGAAAAAAAGTGGTGGAGTTCAATGCCGGTTGGTGCGTGGACTGTAAACGCGTGGCACCTTTTTTGCCTGAGATCGAGAAAAAGTTCTCTTCCAACTTTCAGTTTGGCGAGATCGACGTGGATGAATCACGTTCCATCGCAGAACAATATAATGTAAGAGGGATTCCAACATTCATCGTGTTCGAGGACGGGCGGGAAACCGGCCGTCTGCCGAGCCGGGAGGCCAAAACTCAGGAACAGATTGAAACGTTTCTGGAGCAGATGGCCAAGTAA
- a CDS encoding tetratricopeptide repeat protein: MKKQEAKWRNQSRKVVRLRMDAGFFFERAVRSLDKQNYPKALKYFRLAVEKEPDNPINHCNLAGILSEMGRFEESNEVLETVLNEIDPELHECFFYMANNAANMDDFELAEEYLITYLEKDPDGEFAEEAEEMLQMLAYELGRPPRRPERVDRPEWFVKHDTARKHLEEGRFVLATQLLEELVEAHPDFLAARNNLALAYYYTGQFQQAVDTIHQVLETDPGNLHALCNLAVLYQHLGREPERDRLVDVLKKLVPTHVEHLYKLATTLGILGEHEAAYEAFHRLLLMDSQPEPSLYHYLAAASMNTGRWRKAQKYWSIAAEMDPDSPVPKYYLGLLKESRLERQELPLISYHYQLPFHEQAKSSEDQANPVPEQFRVNPLVRSSFYWALQHGDKETKQQILQLLGWMADEEVEQILRQFLLSPDHEDELKKTALMILYQMGAKGPYHVRMGGAEHVISGEQLAKQASEIQVWRQVLECCFGHMKGCYSEALLQDAQILWTTFLTQKQKELPTVRKVEGWAAALEYVIAKLHGQGRTQTEVAEKYGVSPSTVGRHARQMEQTCALSRHFKEISTRSTE; encoded by the coding sequence ATGAAAAAACAAGAAGCAAAATGGCGAAACCAATCGAGAAAAGTCGTTCGGCTTCGCATGGATGCCGGATTTTTCTTTGAGCGAGCGGTTCGCTCGCTGGACAAGCAAAACTACCCCAAAGCATTGAAATATTTCCGTCTGGCAGTGGAGAAGGAACCGGACAACCCCATCAATCACTGCAATTTGGCGGGGATTTTATCCGAGATGGGGCGGTTTGAGGAATCCAATGAAGTGTTGGAAACCGTGCTGAACGAAATCGATCCGGAATTGCACGAGTGTTTTTTCTACATGGCGAATAATGCGGCCAACATGGACGATTTCGAGTTGGCCGAAGAATATTTGATCACCTATTTAGAGAAAGACCCCGACGGCGAATTTGCCGAAGAAGCGGAAGAAATGCTGCAGATGCTGGCTTACGAACTGGGGCGTCCTCCGCGACGTCCGGAGCGCGTGGATCGTCCAGAATGGTTCGTCAAGCACGATACGGCCCGCAAACATTTGGAAGAAGGGCGATTCGTTCTGGCCACCCAACTGCTGGAGGAACTGGTTGAAGCGCATCCCGACTTTTTGGCCGCACGTAACAATCTGGCATTGGCCTATTATTACACGGGGCAGTTTCAGCAGGCGGTGGACACCATTCATCAGGTGCTGGAGACGGATCCGGGCAATTTGCATGCATTATGCAACTTGGCTGTGCTGTATCAGCACCTGGGACGTGAACCGGAGCGGGACCGTTTGGTTGATGTCTTGAAAAAGCTCGTTCCCACGCATGTGGAGCATCTGTACAAACTAGCCACCACATTGGGCATTCTGGGCGAACACGAAGCAGCTTACGAAGCATTTCACCGTCTGCTTCTGATGGATAGTCAGCCGGAACCCAGCTTGTATCATTATCTTGCAGCCGCATCGATGAACACGGGTCGCTGGCGCAAGGCACAAAAGTACTGGAGTATCGCAGCCGAGATGGACCCTGATTCTCCCGTGCCCAAGTACTATCTGGGCTTGTTGAAGGAATCGCGTCTGGAACGGCAGGAGCTTCCGCTGATCAGCTACCATTATCAGTTGCCGTTTCACGAGCAGGCAAAGTCGTCGGAGGACCAGGCGAACCCCGTACCTGAGCAATTCCGTGTCAACCCCTTGGTCCGTTCGTCATTTTACTGGGCTCTTCAACACGGGGACAAGGAGACGAAACAGCAAATCCTGCAGTTGTTGGGCTGGATGGCGGATGAGGAAGTGGAGCAGATCCTGCGCCAGTTCCTGTTGAGTCCGGATCATGAGGATGAACTGAAGAAAACGGCCCTGATGATCTTGTATCAGATGGGGGCCAAAGGTCCTTACCATGTCCGGATGGGCGGTGCTGAACACGTCATTTCGGGAGAACAATTGGCCAAGCAAGCCAGTGAGATCCAAGTCTGGCGACAAGTGCTGGAATGCTGTTTTGGCCACATGAAAGGGTGTTATTCTGAGGCGTTGCTCCAAGACGCTCAGATCTTGTGGACCACCTTTTTGACGCAAAAACAGAAGGAGTTGCCCACCGTCAGAAAAGTGGAAGGCTGGGCGGCTGCCTTGGAATATGTGATTGCCAAGCTGCACGGACAAGGGCGGACACAAACAGAAGTGGCGGAAAAATACGGCGTGTCCCCGTCCACAGTCGGCAGACACGCTCGTCAGATGGAACAAACATGTGCACTGAGCCGCCATTTCAAGGAGATTTCCACCCGCTCAACCGAATAA
- a CDS encoding ribose-phosphate diphosphokinase, giving the protein MQSKGYMLFSGTSNPKLAETIASCLKKPLGSVRINRFKSGEIYVHYEESVRNADLYIVQTFSHPVNDHLMELLIMADAARRASARSVNAVIPYFGYARQEKKDAPREPITAKVVADLLTVVGIDRVITIDLHAPAIQGFFHTPVDHLTALDHMTEYLKSKNIMKPVVVSPDAGRAKMAEKLATYLDAPFAIMMKKRPAHHEAAITHIIGEVKGRTPIVIEDMIDTGGTIVSVVEGLLAKGAEPSYVCATHPVFSDYAWERLVHPGIREVLVTDTLPLPEAVSSPKLKVLSMAPLLAKAIDLIERGGSISTLFRGGM; this is encoded by the coding sequence ATGCAATCCAAGGGATACATGTTGTTTTCCGGCACGTCCAACCCGAAACTGGCCGAGACTATCGCATCCTGTTTGAAGAAGCCATTGGGCAGTGTGCGGATCAACCGCTTCAAAAGCGGGGAAATCTACGTTCACTATGAAGAGAGCGTGCGCAATGCCGATTTGTATATCGTGCAGACCTTTTCCCATCCGGTCAACGACCATCTGATGGAACTCCTGATCATGGCGGATGCCGCCAGAAGGGCTTCTGCCCGTAGCGTCAATGCGGTGATTCCCTACTTCGGTTATGCCCGTCAGGAAAAGAAAGACGCACCCCGGGAGCCGATCACGGCCAAAGTGGTGGCCGATTTGTTGACGGTGGTCGGGATTGATCGCGTCATCACCATCGATTTGCACGCACCCGCCATCCAGGGATTTTTTCACACGCCCGTCGATCATCTTACCGCACTGGACCATATGACGGAATATCTCAAATCAAAGAACATCATGAAACCGGTGGTAGTCTCACCTGACGCGGGAAGGGCCAAAATGGCGGAAAAACTGGCCACGTATCTGGACGCCCCGTTCGCGATCATGATGAAGAAGCGACCGGCCCATCATGAGGCGGCGATCACGCATATTATCGGCGAAGTGAAGGGGCGAACCCCCATCGTCATCGAGGATATGATCGATACCGGCGGTACGATTGTGAGCGTCGTGGAGGGATTGCTTGCCAAAGGTGCCGAACCGTCGTACGTGTGTGCCACCCATCCTGTTTTTTCCGATTATGCGTGGGAACGGTTGGTCCATCCCGGCATCCGGGAAGTGCTCGTCACGGACACGCTGCCACTGCCGGAGGCGGTGTCCTCGCCCAAACTGAAAGTGTTGTCGATGGCGCCGTTGTTGGCGAAAGCAATCGATCTGATCGAACGGGGAGGGTCGATCAGCACATTGTTCCGCGGGGGAATGTAA
- a CDS encoding TrmH family RNA methyltransferase, translating to MKENDCIQMLLETGIVQEKERWILEMIRPERLMRLFQVLNQRTRYISVLLEAVDDGHNQAAVLRTADAFGIQNISVVTGNQPFEPSKKITQGAHKWLTIKKKPDLQTAVKDLKSEGYQIYATYLGDGAVPVEEIDLSRPTVLIFGNEHKGISEEAANLADGKFYIPMYGFVQSFNISVAAALALQEVTKRARKTAKERYYLTDKEKRELYLEWILKTLRPQTRKRVQKRLEMSKQSLANLDSSNHRLTG from the coding sequence ATGAAAGAAAACGATTGTATACAAATGCTGCTGGAAACCGGTATAGTCCAGGAAAAAGAGCGCTGGATATTGGAAATGATTCGGCCTGAGCGGTTGATGCGATTGTTTCAGGTGTTGAATCAACGTACAAGATATATCTCGGTGTTGCTTGAGGCTGTTGATGACGGACACAACCAGGCAGCGGTTCTGCGGACTGCGGATGCCTTTGGTATCCAGAATATCTCCGTTGTCACCGGGAATCAACCGTTTGAACCGAGTAAGAAGATTACCCAAGGTGCCCATAAATGGCTAACGATCAAAAAGAAGCCAGACCTGCAAACAGCGGTGAAAGATCTGAAGTCGGAGGGTTATCAAATCTACGCTACTTATCTTGGGGATGGCGCGGTTCCGGTCGAGGAGATCGACCTTTCCAGGCCCACCGTACTCATTTTCGGCAACGAGCACAAGGGAATTTCGGAAGAAGCGGCCAACTTGGCGGACGGCAAATTCTACATTCCCATGTATGGCTTTGTGCAAAGTTTCAATATTTCCGTAGCAGCGGCGCTTGCCCTGCAGGAAGTAACGAAACGGGCCCGTAAAACGGCCAAAGAGCGCTATTATCTGACTGACAAGGAAAAGCGGGAGTTGTACCTGGAATGGATCTTAAAAACGCTTCGGCCGCAAACCCGGAAAAGGGTGCAAAAGAGATTGGAGATGTCAAAGCAATCGCTTGCCAATCTAGATAGCAGCAACCACAGATTAACAGGCTAA
- the hisIE gene encoding bifunctional phosphoribosyl-AMP cyclohydrolase/phosphoribosyl-ATP diphosphatase HisIE, whose product MDGQIDVSAIRWDDRGLVPAIVQDAVSKEVLTLAYMNETALKKTIETGETWFWSRSRQSLWHKGETSGHRQRVVSLQWDCDRDSLLVKVIPNGPACHTGAVSCFGTVNPSGEEPTTDRFDILNRLESLIARREAERPEGSYTTYLFEKGLDKILKKVGEEAAEVIIAAKNESHEELRYEMADLLYHLLVLLRQAKLPLDDVLAELRGRYADQKE is encoded by the coding sequence GTGGACGGTCAAATCGACGTAAGCGCGATCCGATGGGACGACCGTGGCCTCGTCCCCGCCATCGTCCAGGACGCGGTGAGCAAGGAAGTATTGACGTTGGCCTATATGAATGAAACCGCGTTGAAGAAAACGATTGAAACGGGGGAAACCTGGTTTTGGAGCCGTTCGCGCCAATCGCTCTGGCACAAAGGGGAAACGTCGGGTCATAGACAACGCGTCGTTTCTCTCCAGTGGGATTGTGACCGGGACTCCTTGCTGGTCAAGGTGATTCCCAACGGACCGGCCTGCCACACCGGCGCCGTCAGTTGTTTTGGCACCGTCAATCCATCCGGGGAAGAACCGACAACGGATCGTTTTGACATCCTCAACCGGTTGGAATCCCTCATTGCCCGGCGTGAGGCGGAACGCCCGGAGGGCTCCTACACCACCTATCTGTTTGAAAAAGGACTGGACAAAATCCTGAAGAAAGTGGGCGAAGAGGCAGCAGAGGTGATCATCGCCGCCAAAAACGAATCGCATGAGGAATTGCGGTACGAGATGGCTGATCTGCTGTACCATCTGTTGGTGTTGCTCCGGCAAGCCAAACTGCCGTTGGACGACGTATTGGCCGAATTGCGCGGGCGGTATGCCGATCAGAAGGAATAG